The following proteins come from a genomic window of Triticum aestivum cultivar Chinese Spring chromosome 6A, IWGSC CS RefSeq v2.1, whole genome shotgun sequence:
- the LOC123128557 gene encoding WAT1-related protein At1g44800 — translation MGMGWKVVSDVKPYLAMVLLQVGFAGMYIIAVASLKAGMSHFVLVVYRNLVATAVMTPFALYFERGRRPKMSTTIFLKIMGLAILEPVIDQNLYFLGAKLTSAGFATALLNTLPAVTFVLALILRMEKVRLRSLHSQAKIAGTVLTVAGAVLMILYHGPAMQFPWTKGQHHATAGGQGAVGAAAARDWLKGTMMLIGSCMVWSCFFILQSSTLRSYPAELSVTALICGMGSLMSGAVAVVAERANTHAWVIGFDTRLLTVVYAGIVCSGVAYYLQGVVSRQRGPVFVTAFNPLCMIITAVMGSIILKEEITLGSVIGAVIIVAGLYFLIWGKSKDKIIISPSQLSDVSVKGAGALPLTLATNGHGHIKQHELGNGNGNGGHVDVETPVTNGHY, via the exons ATGGGTATGGGGTGGAAAGTTGTGAGCGATGTGAAGCCATACCTGGCGATGGTGCTGCTGCAGGTGGGGTTCGCCGGGATGTACATCATCGCCGTGGCGTCCCTCAAGGCCGGGATGAGCCACTTCGTGCTCGTCGTCTACCGTAACCTCGTCGCCACCGCCGTCATGACGCCCTTCGCCCTCTACTTCGAGAG AGGACGGAGGCCAAAGATGTCAACCACCATCTTCCTCAAGATCATGGGGCTCGCAATCCTCGA GCCCGTGATTGACCAGAACCTCTACTTCTTGGGCGCGAAGCTGACCTCGGCGGGATTCGCGACGGCGCTCCTCAACACCCTCCCGGCCGTCACCTTCGTGCTGGCCCTCATCCTGCGCATGGAGAAGGTGCGGCTGCGCAGCCTGCACAGCCAGGCCAAGATCGCCGGCACGGTCCTCACCGTGGCCGGCGCCGTGCTCATGATCCTTTATCACGGCCCCGCCATGCAGTTCCCGTGGACCAAGGGCCAGCACCACGCCACTGCCGGTGGCCAGGGCGCCGTTGGCGCCGCCGCCGCGCGGGACTGGCTGAAAGGGACCATGATGCTCATCGGCTCCTGCATGGTCTGGTCGTGCTTCTTCATCCTCCAGTCCAGCACGCTGCGGAGCTACCCGGCGGAGCTCTCCGTCACGGCGCTCATCTGCGGCATGGGCTCGCTGATGAGcggcgccgtcgccgtcgtcgctgaGCGCGCCAACACCCATGCGTGGGTTATCGGCTTCGACACCCGCCTCTTGACCGTGGTCTACGCCGGCATAGTGTGCTCCGGCGTGGCCTACTACTTGCAGGGCGTCGTGTCGAGGCAAAGGGGCCCGGTCTTCGTGACGGCCTTCAACCCGCTCTGCATGATCATTACCGCCGTCATGGGTTCCATCATTCTCAAGGAGGAGATCACTCTCGGAAG TGTGATTGGTGCAGTGATCATCGTGGCAGGCCTCTACTTCCTCATCTGGGGCAAGAGCAAGGACAAGATTATCATCAGCCCCAGCCAACTCTCCGACGTCAGCGTCAAAGGAGCCGGCGCGCTGCCCTTGACCTTGGCGACCAACGGCCATGGCCACATCAAGCAACACGAGCTCGGCAACGGCAACGGCAACGGCGGCCATGTCGACGTCGAGACGCCCGTGACCAATGGGCACTACTAG